Proteins encoded in a region of the Mycolicibacterium neoaurum genome:
- a CDS encoding TetR family transcriptional regulator: MGRWEPDAQGRLEQAALELYLERGFDQTTVAEIAQRAGLTERTFFRHFTDKREVLFKGQMLAEAMAGAVATTPATTTALDAVAAALESTSDFFTERREHARRRQLVIDANPGLQERELIKLASLATTLADALRSRGVHADTAVLLAETGIAVFKVAFERWLAAEDDRPLAGHIGTALDELRSATRR; the protein is encoded by the coding sequence ATGGGCCGTTGGGAACCGGACGCACAGGGGCGCCTCGAACAGGCCGCGCTGGAGCTGTATCTGGAGCGTGGATTCGATCAGACAACGGTCGCCGAGATCGCCCAGCGCGCGGGACTGACCGAGCGCACGTTCTTCCGGCACTTCACCGACAAGCGTGAGGTCCTGTTCAAGGGCCAGATGCTCGCCGAGGCCATGGCAGGCGCCGTCGCCACGACACCAGCCACCACTACCGCGCTGGACGCCGTCGCGGCGGCGCTGGAATCGACATCGGACTTCTTCACCGAACGCCGCGAACACGCTCGCCGACGCCAGTTGGTCATCGACGCCAATCCCGGCCTGCAGGAACGCGAGCTCATCAAGCTCGCCTCATTGGCCACGACCCTGGCCGATGCGCTGCGCAGCCGCGGTGTCCACGCCGACACCGCAGTTCTGTTGGCAGAAACCGGAATCGCGGTCTTCAAGGTCGCCTTCGAACGCTGGCTGGCCGCCGAAGACGACCGGCCATTGGCCGGTCATATCGGCACGGCCCTCGATGAGCTCAGGTCGGCGACCCGCCGCTGA